The Candidatus Rokuibacteriota bacterium genome includes a region encoding these proteins:
- a CDS encoding amidohydrolase family protein codes for MSMADCVIRNAQMVTPGGVVSGGVAVAGGRITAVGGDTSLPRARRTIDAKRQWLLPGMIDPHVHLGLVLPFERDCETETRAAVAGGVTTLLSFVIEAGAAMPVLKRCAAEVEASALVNVGFHVAVMNRDHVLELPALVAAGVRTFKVFMAYRGEDGKRLGITSANDAVLFETLEAARALDGLVLVHAENGDLAELLLHRARGRRDLQGWADARPDFIEAESIQRVAFLAGVVGAPVHVLHISSALGVRTLAAARARGVRISGETCPHYLLLSSDGASQSHPLLAKITPAIKGVHDQAALWAALGDGTIESLGSDHCSNHLSGKLGDDIWSTRPGFPGLETMLPLLITEGVLAGRLRLEQLVALLSTNTARLYGLYPRKGTIAVGADADLVLVDPEEEREIDPRGFVGTSDFTPFAGRRVRGWPRLTMVRGEVVMEGGQVVGTSGSGTFVRMDRHGW; via the coding sequence ATGAGCATGGCGGATTGCGTCATCCGTAACGCGCAGATGGTCACGCCGGGGGGCGTCGTGTCCGGTGGTGTCGCGGTTGCCGGTGGTCGTATCACGGCTGTCGGCGGCGACACGAGCCTGCCGAGGGCGCGCCGGACGATTGACGCGAAGCGGCAGTGGCTTCTGCCCGGCATGATCGATCCGCACGTCCACTTGGGCCTCGTACTGCCGTTCGAGCGGGACTGCGAGACGGAGACGAGAGCGGCCGTCGCAGGAGGGGTCACGACCCTGCTTAGCTTCGTGATCGAGGCGGGCGCGGCGATGCCCGTACTGAAGCGATGCGCCGCCGAAGTCGAAGCCAGTGCCCTGGTGAACGTCGGCTTTCACGTCGCAGTCATGAACCGAGACCACGTGCTGGAACTGCCCGCGCTCGTGGCCGCCGGCGTGCGGACGTTCAAGGTTTTCATGGCGTACCGAGGAGAGGACGGCAAGCGCCTCGGTATTACCTCGGCCAACGACGCCGTCCTGTTTGAGACGCTTGAGGCTGCGCGGGCGCTGGACGGGCTCGTGCTTGTCCATGCCGAGAACGGAGATCTCGCCGAACTTCTGCTCCACCGCGCGAGGGGGCGTCGGGACCTGCAAGGCTGGGCGGATGCGCGTCCGGACTTCATCGAGGCGGAAAGTATCCAGCGGGTCGCATTCCTCGCCGGCGTTGTTGGGGCGCCGGTCCACGTCCTGCACATCAGTTCGGCGCTGGGCGTCCGAACGCTCGCAGCGGCTCGCGCGCGAGGTGTCAGGATCAGTGGGGAGACCTGTCCGCACTACCTGCTCCTGAGTTCGGATGGGGCTTCCCAGTCCCACCCTTTGCTTGCCAAGATCACGCCGGCGATCAAGGGCGTCCATGACCAGGCAGCACTCTGGGCGGCGCTGGGTGATGGAACGATCGAGAGTCTGGGCAGTGACCACTGTTCCAACCACCTCTCGGGGAAGCTTGGGGACGACATCTGGAGCACTCGGCCCGGGTTTCCCGGTCTTGAGACGATGCTTCCGCTCTTGATCACGGAGGGCGTCCTGGCTGGCCGCCTCCGTCTCGAGCAACTCGTGGCGCTTCTCAGCACGAACACGGCGCGGCTCTACGGCCTTTACCCGCGGAAGGGGACGATCGCGGTCGGGGCCGACGCCGACTTGGTCCTCGTCGACCCGGAGGAGGAGCGCGAGATCGACCCCCGGGGCTTCGTCGGGACGTCGGACTTCACGCCGTTCGCCGGTCGCCGGGTTCGGGGCTGGCCTCGCCTGACGATGGTCCGTGGCGAGGTAGTAATGGAGGGCGGGCAGGTTGTCGGCACGAGCGGGAGCGGGACGTTCGTGAGAATGGACCGCCACGGGTGGTGA
- a CDS encoding 4Fe-4S binding protein → MSLAVDFCGIHFDNPFFVASQVSVSRVDPQGMADLLRRHVDAGAGAVCTPCILSLPGSDGSRMQPARRMIAARGRPPFHQIGLFGLALNVKNLCNRDFGLELLYRLRGIGVPIIANVMGGSADPATWASIAREMVAEGANMLELDTSCPLSAGEFDGDGEFPRAPGFLVGQVPSLLREITRAVKKAVDVPVMVKMTPEIGYPQLIHVAQGIRDAGADAISAINAPVSIAPPDLRTRGRSAYPFTKRFNFSAAFGPWDRFLMYKFVAAISLHVRIPVSAVGGILDPEHAVEAMLLGARTVQFSSGILWRGVKLIRHSKSFLQRYLEEQEFGSVEELVGASHRYIGEVEYDDFARAYPLLEENKCTLCGICAETTCMALSITGQRLVLDKALCTGCNLCVVNCPTDAWQLARAADEAPVGSAT, encoded by the coding sequence ATGAGCCTGGCGGTCGACTTCTGCGGGATTCACTTCGACAACCCCTTTTTCGTCGCGTCGCAGGTGTCGGTGTCCCGGGTCGACCCGCAGGGCATGGCCGACCTCTTGCGACGTCATGTGGACGCGGGAGCCGGGGCAGTCTGCACCCCCTGTATCCTGTCCTTACCCGGCTCCGACGGATCCCGGATGCAGCCTGCCCGCCGGATGATCGCGGCGCGTGGCCGGCCACCCTTCCACCAGATCGGCCTCTTCGGGCTCGCGCTGAACGTGAAGAACCTCTGCAATCGGGACTTTGGACTCGAGCTGCTGTACCGCCTCCGAGGAATCGGTGTGCCCATCATCGCCAACGTGATGGGGGGGTCCGCCGACCCGGCGACGTGGGCGTCGATCGCGCGGGAGATGGTGGCCGAGGGCGCGAACATGCTCGAGCTCGACACGTCGTGCCCGCTCAGCGCCGGCGAGTTCGATGGAGACGGCGAGTTTCCCCGTGCTCCAGGGTTCCTCGTAGGTCAGGTTCCGTCGCTGCTGCGGGAGATCACCCGCGCGGTCAAGAAGGCCGTGGATGTGCCGGTTATGGTGAAGATGACACCCGAGATCGGTTACCCCCAGTTGATTCATGTGGCCCAGGGCATCAGGGACGCAGGGGCCGACGCCATTTCGGCCATTAACGCGCCGGTCTCGATCGCCCCACCCGACCTGCGGACGCGGGGGCGGTCGGCCTATCCCTTTACCAAGCGGTTCAACTTCTCCGCGGCCTTTGGCCCGTGGGATCGCTTTCTCATGTACAAGTTTGTCGCCGCCATCTCGTTGCACGTCCGGATTCCCGTGTCAGCGGTGGGGGGGATCCTGGACCCGGAGCATGCCGTTGAGGCGATGTTGTTGGGGGCCCGGACGGTGCAGTTCTCCTCGGGGATCCTCTGGCGCGGCGTGAAGCTGATCCGCCACTCGAAGAGCTTCCTTCAGCGGTACTTGGAAGAGCAGGAGTTCGGCTCGGTCGAGGAGCTCGTTGGCGCGAGCCATCGGTATATCGGGGAGGTGGAGTACGACGATTTCGCACGCGCGTACCCCCTGCTCGAGGAGAACAAGTGCACGCTGTGCGGGATCTGTGCCGAGACGACATGCATGGCGTTGTCGATCACGGGACAGCGATTGGTCCTCGACAAAGCGCTGTGCACGGGATGCAACCTCTGCGTGGTGAACTGCCCCACCGATGCGTGGCAGTTGGCGCGAGCAGCCGACGAGGCACCGGTCGGCTCGGCCACATGA
- a CDS encoding cupin domain-containing protein has protein sequence MSNEGQESSATGKGVEDVEGRKAPGAGRLPDPGGATAVLAKFAAKLQELRAARGFSLEGLAEKASLSAGLLSQLERGVGNPSFLTIAKIAYALDVPIGTFFEGPRTEGVVVRRHERKRLIPRDAAAVEGPIYELLTPDVYRKLEVVYVELPPHMSSNKEQPFSHEGEECGVLLSGRLEVHLGDETYVLETGDSISYQSVIPHWYNNPGDEPATSIWVITPPSF, from the coding sequence ATGAGCAACGAGGGGCAGGAATCTTCAGCGACGGGAAAGGGGGTTGAGGACGTCGAGGGGCGGAAGGCCCCAGGCGCCGGGCGCCTGCCTGATCCCGGGGGAGCGACGGCAGTCCTCGCGAAGTTCGCCGCGAAGCTCCAGGAGCTTCGCGCGGCGCGAGGGTTTTCCCTGGAGGGGCTAGCCGAGAAGGCGAGTCTCTCGGCAGGGCTCCTGAGCCAGCTCGAGCGTGGTGTCGGCAACCCTTCGTTCCTCACGATTGCAAAAATCGCCTATGCCCTCGACGTGCCGATCGGGACGTTCTTCGAAGGGCCACGGACGGAGGGGGTTGTGGTGCGGCGCCACGAGCGCAAGCGGCTCATTCCCAGGGACGCGGCGGCGGTCGAGGGACCGATCTACGAGTTGCTGACACCCGATGTTTACCGGAAGCTGGAAGTCGTGTACGTGGAACTGCCCCCCCACATGTCGTCAAACAAGGAACAGCCGTTTTCGCACGAGGGCGAGGAATGCGGCGTGCTGCTGTCCGGGAGGCTTGAGGTGCATCTCGGGGACGAAACCTACGTCCTCGAAACCGGCGACAGCATCTCCTACCAGAGCGTCATTCCGCACTGGTACAACAACCCGGGGGACGAGCCCGCGACCTCCATCTGGGTCATCACCCCGCCGTCCTTCTGA
- a CDS encoding cysteine hydrolase, which translates to MKPTVRHVKYDPRHSALLVIDLQNDFVSPAGGLARLGVDLAPLREMLRRAVRLVADARQEGVKIIYVRHVNSDDASSPPILEKRGEQGRDRVPVVWKGSWGAALAPELDARAEDIVLEKTRFDGFLNTDLDCRLRALGIQTVVLSGMSTNVCVDSTARAAFMRDYFVLIPEDCVAASIRHLHASALETLARYFATVTRADALVSEWRAFRSP; encoded by the coding sequence GTGAAGCCCACCGTGAGACACGTGAAGTACGATCCTCGACACAGCGCATTGCTCGTGATCGACCTCCAGAACGATTTCGTGAGCCCGGCGGGTGGGCTGGCCCGGCTTGGTGTTGACCTGGCCCCGCTGCGCGAGATGCTCCGGCGGGCAGTCCGGTTGGTCGCCGACGCGCGTCAGGAGGGCGTGAAGATCATCTACGTTCGGCATGTGAACAGCGACGACGCGTCGTCCCCGCCGATCCTGGAAAAGCGAGGTGAACAGGGTCGGGACCGCGTGCCGGTCGTCTGGAAGGGAAGCTGGGGTGCGGCGCTGGCCCCTGAGCTGGATGCCCGCGCCGAGGACATAGTCCTCGAGAAGACACGGTTCGACGGCTTTCTCAACACGGATCTGGACTGTCGGCTCCGCGCGCTGGGAATCCAGACGGTCGTTCTCAGCGGGATGTCGACCAACGTCTGCGTGGACTCAACCGCGCGCGCGGCATTCATGCGGGACTACTTCGTGCTCATCCCGGAGGATTGCGTAGCCGCGAGTATTCGCCATCTTCACGCGTCGGCGCTCGAAACGCTTGCGCGGTACTTCGCGACGGTGACCCGGGCCGACGCGCTGGTGAGCGAGTGGCGCGCGTTCCGCTCGCCATGA
- a CDS encoding aminotransferase class III-fold pyridoxal phosphate-dependent enzyme — MCTPSADTGAATAAYTFATWSKQRDWTPLHVVQAEGCHFVDAAGRRYLDFSSQLVCSNLGHGNAAIAEAIAEQARRGAYLSPAFAMEVRAEAGRRVAAVMPGRLDRFFFSTSGTEANEAAFKIARAVTGRSKIISRYHSYHGSTAGSIAATGDHRRWGADPSGIAAGVRFAPDAYCYRCPFGWHYPACDLACAKYVEYMIEHEGDIAAVVVEPVVGTNGVLVPPEGYLARLREICTRRGVLLIADEVMTGWGRTGEWFAVNHWGVVPDILTTAKGVTGAYVPLGVTAVSRDVAAYFDDHALPHGHTYEGHPVALAAAIAAIREYQTQNLIGRARQLGLYLGEQLRTLERAHPSIGDVRGIGLFWAIELTKDRSQRQPFNTRADKASGRPIVVNAVVAEAMRQGVYVMGWINHLVVAPPLIIAEEAIAEGVRGLDRALDVADALVDV, encoded by the coding sequence ATGTGTACACCGTCCGCGGACACCGGGGCCGCCACGGCGGCCTACACGTTCGCCACCTGGAGCAAGCAGCGGGACTGGACACCACTACACGTGGTACAGGCCGAGGGGTGCCACTTCGTCGACGCGGCGGGTCGGCGGTACCTCGACTTCTCGTCACAGCTCGTGTGCAGCAACCTCGGCCACGGGAATGCCGCCATTGCCGAGGCGATCGCCGAGCAGGCGCGCCGGGGCGCGTACCTCAGCCCCGCGTTTGCCATGGAGGTTCGTGCCGAGGCCGGGCGGCGCGTCGCGGCAGTGATGCCCGGCAGGCTGGACCGGTTCTTCTTCTCCACGTCCGGGACGGAGGCGAATGAGGCTGCGTTCAAGATTGCGCGCGCGGTTACGGGGCGCTCGAAGATCATCTCCCGCTACCACTCCTATCACGGATCAACGGCAGGCTCGATTGCCGCGACGGGAGACCATCGCCGGTGGGGCGCGGATCCTTCAGGCATCGCGGCGGGGGTGCGGTTCGCCCCGGATGCGTACTGTTACCGGTGTCCGTTCGGCTGGCACTACCCGGCGTGCGATCTCGCGTGCGCGAAGTACGTGGAGTACATGATCGAGCACGAGGGGGATATCGCGGCGGTCGTGGTGGAGCCGGTCGTTGGGACCAACGGTGTGCTGGTTCCACCCGAGGGGTACCTCGCGAGGCTGCGAGAGATCTGCACCCGCCGCGGGGTTCTCCTGATCGCGGACGAGGTGATGACGGGCTGGGGGCGCACGGGCGAGTGGTTCGCGGTCAACCACTGGGGCGTGGTTCCCGACATCCTTACCACCGCCAAGGGGGTGACGGGCGCGTACGTACCTCTCGGCGTAACGGCCGTGTCGCGCGACGTCGCGGCGTACTTCGATGACCACGCGCTCCCTCACGGGCACACATACGAGGGCCACCCGGTTGCGCTCGCCGCGGCGATCGCCGCGATCCGCGAGTATCAGACTCAGAACCTGATTGGCCGGGCGCGACAGCTTGGGCTTTACCTCGGCGAGCAGCTCCGCACGCTTGAGCGGGCGCATCCGTCCATCGGTGACGTCCGAGGGATCGGACTGTTTTGGGCGATTGAACTGACCAAGGACCGGTCGCAGCGGCAGCCATTCAACACGCGGGCAGACAAGGCTTCCGGTAGACCCATAGTCGTTAACGCGGTCGTTGCTGAGGCGATGCGGCAGGGTGTCTACGTAATGGGGTGGATCAACCACCTCGTTGTCGCGCCTCCGTTGATCATCGCTGAGGAAGCGATCGCAGAGGGTGTGCGGGGATTGGACCGGGCGCTTGATGTGGCAGACGCCCTGGTCGATGTCTGA
- a CDS encoding ATP-binding protein, which translates to MTPDPISTDLKTVLRRLRLSRVLDTLPERLILARQQPLPHQDFLLLILTDEVTRRDGLAATLRAQRAGLDPGAQLEHWDATAHVTFDRALLAELVTLRFLEAHHHVALVGPVGVGKSFLAHALGHIACRRGHSVLALRTDAMLKTLKHARLTQSHEAELRKLLAVDLLILDDFALDAMEAQESRDAYEVFLERDRAGSLIVASNRGPDEWLATFADPVRAQSALDRFTSRAFDLVIEGESYRTRLKPSLPAPARKGPAAHG; encoded by the coding sequence ATGACCCCCGATCCGATCTCGACCGACCTGAAGACCGTGCTGCGTCGCCTCCGGCTCTCGCGCGTCCTCGACACGCTCCCTGAGCGCCTCATCCTCGCGCGCCAGCAGCCGCTGCCCCACCAGGACTTCCTCCTCCTCATCCTCACCGACGAGGTCACGCGCCGGGACGGCCTGGCCGCCACGCTACGGGCGCAACGGGCCGGCCTCGACCCCGGCGCCCAGCTCGAGCACTGGGACGCCACGGCCCACGTCACCTTCGATCGCGCCCTCCTCGCCGAGCTCGTCACCCTCCGCTTCCTGGAGGCGCATCACCACGTCGCCCTCGTCGGGCCCGTCGGCGTCGGCAAGAGCTTTCTCGCCCACGCCCTGGGCCACATCGCCTGTCGCCGCGGCCACTCCGTCCTCGCCCTCCGCACGGACGCCATGCTCAAGACTCTCAAGCACGCCCGTCTCACCCAGAGTCACGAGGCCGAACTCCGCAAGCTCCTCGCCGTCGACCTCCTGATCCTCGATGACTTTGCCCTCGATGCCATGGAGGCCCAGGAGAGCCGTGACGCCTATGAGGTCTTCCTCGAACGGGACCGCGCCGGCTCGCTCATCGTCGCCAGCAACCGCGGGCCCGATGAATGGCTCGCCACCTTCGCCGACCCCGTCCGCGCACAGAGCGCCCTCGATCGCTTCACCAGCCGCGCCTTCGACCTCGTCATCGAGGGCGAGTCCTACCGCACCCGGCTCAAGCCCAGCCTGCCGGCCCCTGCGCGGAAGGGCCCGGCCGCCCACGGATGA
- a CDS encoding sugar ABC transporter permease, protein MSLARELRRKPEALAGLAFVLPMVALFLVVRVVPALGALYLSFTEYSITDAPRWVGLANYLRLLDDDIFRRAVWNTVLYTVGTVFPATVLALVFAMMLDQKIKGLAVFRTAYYIPAVASMVTVSMIWLYIFNAQFGVLNYALSLLSIPRQGWLDDPALALPSIILIGIWKNLGYNIVIYLAGLQGIPAHLYEAARVDGANAWRRFWSVTWPLLLPTTLLIWLMTGIFALQVFDQIFVLTAGGPADATTSVVFEIYRNGFQYFKMGYASAMAFVLFAIILTASLLSLRLSARAFRY, encoded by the coding sequence ATGAGTCTTGCGCGAGAACTGCGACGGAAGCCCGAGGCGCTGGCGGGACTCGCCTTTGTGCTGCCGATGGTGGCGCTGTTCCTCGTGGTGCGCGTGGTGCCGGCCCTCGGGGCCCTCTACCTCAGCTTCACTGAATACTCGATCACGGACGCGCCGCGGTGGGTCGGGTTGGCGAACTACCTGAGGCTCCTCGACGACGACATCTTCCGCCGCGCGGTCTGGAACACAGTCCTCTACACGGTGGGCACCGTATTCCCGGCCACCGTGCTGGCGCTGGTGTTCGCGATGATGCTCGACCAGAAGATCAAGGGGCTGGCGGTTTTCCGCACGGCCTACTACATCCCCGCCGTCGCATCGATGGTTACGGTCTCGATGATCTGGCTCTACATCTTCAACGCGCAGTTCGGCGTGCTGAACTACGCCCTGAGCCTCCTCAGCATTCCACGCCAGGGCTGGCTCGATGATCCCGCGCTTGCGCTGCCCAGCATCATCCTCATTGGGATCTGGAAGAACCTGGGCTATAACATCGTCATCTACCTGGCGGGTCTCCAGGGGATCCCCGCTCATCTCTACGAAGCCGCCCGTGTCGACGGCGCGAATGCATGGCGGCGGTTCTGGAGCGTCACGTGGCCCCTTCTGCTGCCGACCACGTTGCTGATCTGGCTGATGACCGGGATCTTTGCCCTGCAGGTGTTCGACCAGATCTTCGTGCTGACGGCGGGCGGCCCTGCCGATGCGACGACATCCGTGGTGTTCGAGATCTACCGGAACGGGTTTCAGTACTTCAAGATGGGCTACGCGTCGGCCATGGCGTTCGTGCTCTTCGCGATCATCCTCACCGCCTCGCTTCTGAGCCTCCGCCTGTCGGCGCGGGCGTTTCGGTACTAG
- a CDS encoding carbon-nitrogen family hydrolase produces MTKVFTVAVVQFQPTPGEKEGNLDLALAWLAEAPPAPALVVLPEVFTAAGAYARYPEIAEPIPGPTVDRLAEAAAARSIVLCCGSLVERDGAALFNTTVLIGPTGTLLGKYRKVHLFNSYGSRERGVFQEGRSLTVVDTPLGRIGLAICYDLRFPEACRALTAAGAEVLAVPSAWPYPRLEHWQILTRARAVENQVYLAAANFAGTVNGRRYLGNSVVVDPWGAVIANAGEDPGIAVARVDLARVRRLRQEFPVMEDIRPAAYHVLTGALSLEPSSVAT; encoded by the coding sequence GTGACGAAGGTTTTCACGGTGGCCGTGGTGCAGTTCCAGCCGACTCCCGGCGAGAAGGAGGGGAACCTGGATCTCGCCCTTGCCTGGCTCGCCGAGGCACCGCCAGCTCCGGCGCTCGTCGTGCTTCCCGAGGTGTTCACGGCCGCCGGCGCCTACGCGCGCTACCCGGAAATCGCCGAGCCGATTCCTGGTCCGACCGTCGATCGCCTCGCGGAGGCCGCCGCAGCGCGTAGCATCGTCCTGTGCTGTGGCAGCCTCGTCGAGCGCGACGGCGCGGCGCTCTTCAATACCACGGTGTTGATTGGGCCGACCGGAACCCTTCTCGGCAAGTACCGGAAGGTCCACTTATTCAACAGCTACGGCTCCCGCGAGCGGGGGGTGTTTCAGGAGGGACGGAGCCTGACGGTGGTCGATACCCCGCTGGGTCGCATCGGACTGGCGATTTGCTACGACCTCCGCTTCCCCGAGGCATGCCGGGCTCTGACCGCGGCCGGCGCAGAAGTCCTCGCTGTCCCCTCTGCTTGGCCATACCCGCGTCTCGAGCACTGGCAGATTCTCACCCGGGCACGCGCCGTCGAGAACCAAGTGTACCTGGCCGCTGCAAACTTCGCGGGAACCGTCAACGGCCGCCGCTATCTCGGCAACTCCGTGGTTGTTGACCCCTGGGGCGCTGTGATTGCCAACGCCGGCGAGGACCCAGGGATCGCTGTTGCTCGGGTCGACCTGGCGCGTGTCCGGAGACTCCGGCAGGAATTCCCCGTCATGGAGGACATCCGTCCCGCTGCGTACCACGTGCTGACAGGCGCTCTAAGCCTGGAACCATCGAGCGTGGCAACGTGA
- a CDS encoding amidohydrolase — protein MTMNASGDIFDPGALLMEGSRIAYVGPQEGAPEIIDAEIRDVRDHVVMPGLVNVHTHACMNLFRGLADDAPRGTWLSDYIWPLDARVTPDDLKTAALAACYEMLRNGVTCVADRYAHMDAIVDAFVESGIRAVVTTSLLDVGRRPELDKAEALISRWGVTGENRISAGFGPHATDTCSTELLRTIRRLADDTGAKMFIHVAQSQEEVDAVRARGAMGAVSYLYDIGFLGPDVIAAHCLYVTTEEVSLLAGTGTHVAHCPVSNAKIEARIAPVDEMVRAGVSMALGTDCAPSNNGMDLFQEMRCAALLGKVQSADPMFLPAEEVVRLATSKAAQVLGLEQRIGSLEVGKRADVITIRTRSLHVQPWNNPYGNLVYCCTGQDVDDVFVDGEAIVSGGTVEGVRIDDLIARMRRITGERGLRDVTRRAMTGEGPQAR, from the coding sequence ATGACGATGAACGCCTCGGGCGACATCTTCGATCCGGGTGCCCTGCTCATGGAGGGTTCTCGCATCGCCTACGTGGGGCCTCAGGAGGGAGCCCCGGAGATCATCGACGCGGAGATCCGCGACGTCCGCGATCACGTCGTCATGCCCGGGCTCGTCAATGTTCATACGCACGCCTGCATGAACCTGTTCCGGGGGTTGGCCGACGATGCCCCGCGCGGAACGTGGCTATCGGATTACATCTGGCCCCTCGACGCACGGGTGACGCCAGACGATTTGAAAACCGCTGCGCTGGCGGCGTGCTACGAGATGCTGCGCAACGGCGTTACGTGCGTGGCCGACCGCTACGCGCACATGGACGCGATCGTGGATGCCTTCGTGGAAAGTGGTATCCGCGCGGTCGTGACGACGTCGTTGCTTGATGTAGGGCGGAGACCGGAGCTCGACAAGGCGGAGGCGCTTATCAGCCGCTGGGGGGTGACCGGCGAGAACCGCATCAGCGCGGGGTTCGGTCCCCACGCAACCGACACGTGCTCGACCGAGCTTCTCCGGACGATCCGGCGCTTGGCCGACGATACGGGTGCCAAGATGTTCATCCACGTGGCGCAGTCGCAGGAGGAAGTGGATGCCGTCAGGGCTCGCGGAGCCATGGGCGCGGTCTCCTACCTGTATGACATTGGCTTCCTCGGCCCGGACGTGATCGCCGCCCACTGCCTCTACGTGACGACGGAGGAAGTCTCCTTGCTCGCCGGGACTGGAACGCACGTCGCGCATTGTCCTGTCAGCAACGCGAAGATCGAGGCGCGGATCGCGCCGGTTGACGAGATGGTCCGCGCGGGTGTCTCCATGGCGCTTGGCACGGATTGCGCGCCATCGAATAACGGCATGGACCTCTTCCAAGAGATGCGGTGCGCCGCCCTGTTGGGCAAGGTGCAGAGCGCCGATCCGATGTTCCTGCCAGCCGAGGAAGTCGTCCGATTGGCGACGAGCAAGGCAGCGCAGGTGCTCGGGCTTGAACAGCGAATTGGCAGCCTGGAGGTGGGGAAGCGCGCCGACGTCATCACGATCAGGACACGCAGTCTCCACGTACAGCCCTGGAACAACCCCTACGGCAACCTAGTGTATTGCTGCACCGGGCAGGACGTTGACGATGTGTTCGTCGATGGTGAGGCGATCGTGAGCGGCGGCACCGTGGAGGGGGTCCGGATCGACGACCTAATCGCGCGGATGAGGAGGATCACCGGGGAACGCGGACTGCGGGACGTGACACGACGGGCGATGACGGGGGAAGGGCCTCAGGCTCGATGA
- a CDS encoding carbohydrate ABC transporter permease, which yields MTGVTGPGRPDILVLADGHGQHSRCVALRPLVLKRIGRLLLYVVLMGGAVVMVSPFMWMLSTSVTPAAEVFAWPPRLIPSALRVDNYREALVKLDFSRYFINSLIVAGVSTLSVLILDSLAGYAFARLRFPGRGVLFSFILGTVMIPVQVTMIPLFIMFRAVPLAGGNDLLGTGGTGLIDTYSALIFPGMATTLGVYIMREFFSMLPPDLLDAARIDGCSEFQAFCRVYLPLAKPALATVGMFTFTESWNAFLWPLILTTKPEMRTLQLGLSSYKDQYFADWHLLMAAAVITSLPIFLIFLVGQRQFIKGVALSGLKA from the coding sequence ATGACTGGCGTGACGGGCCCGGGACGGCCCGACATTCTCGTGCTGGCGGACGGGCACGGGCAGCATTCGCGCTGCGTCGCGCTCAGGCCCCTCGTGCTCAAGCGTATTGGCCGGCTCCTGCTCTACGTCGTACTCATGGGCGGGGCGGTCGTGATGGTGAGCCCGTTCATGTGGATGCTCTCGACATCGGTCACGCCCGCCGCCGAGGTGTTCGCCTGGCCTCCGCGGCTGATCCCCAGCGCCCTGCGCGTTGACAACTACCGGGAGGCGCTGGTCAAGCTCGACTTCTCGCGGTACTTCATTAATAGCCTTATCGTGGCAGGCGTCTCGACACTGAGCGTCTTGATCCTGGACTCACTTGCCGGGTATGCCTTCGCGCGGCTGCGCTTCCCGGGACGCGGCGTGCTGTTCTCCTTCATTCTCGGGACGGTGATGATCCCCGTGCAGGTGACGATGATCCCGCTGTTTATCATGTTCCGCGCGGTTCCGCTGGCGGGCGGGAACGACCTCTTGGGCACCGGTGGGACGGGTCTGATCGACACGTATAGTGCCCTGATCTTTCCGGGGATGGCGACGACATTGGGAGTGTACATCATGCGTGAATTCTTCAGCATGCTGCCCCCGGATCTGCTGGACGCGGCGCGGATCGATGGATGTTCGGAGTTCCAGGCCTTCTGTCGCGTCTATCTCCCGCTGGCCAAGCCAGCGCTCGCGACGGTGGGCATGTTCACGTTTACGGAGTCGTGGAATGCATTTCTGTGGCCGCTGATCCTGACGACCAAACCTGAGATGCGGACACTCCAGCTGGGTCTGAGCAGTTACAAAGACCAGTACTTTGCAGACTGGCATCTGCTGATGGCGGCTGCCGTCATCACCTCGCTGCCGATCTTCCTCATCTTCCTTGTCGGTCAGCGTCAGTTCATCAAAGGGGTGGCGCTGTCCGGGCTCAAGGCATGA